A genomic window from Arvicola amphibius chromosome 5, mArvAmp1.2, whole genome shotgun sequence includes:
- the Il17b gene encoding interleukin-17B, whose product MDWPHSLLLLLAISIFLGPSQPRNTKGKRKGQGRPGPLAPGPHQVPLDLVSRVKPYARMEEYERNLGEMVAQLRNSSETAKRKCEVNLQLWLSNKRSLSPWGYSINHDPSRIPADLPEARCLCLGCVNPFTMQEDRSMVSVPVFSQVPVRRRLCPPPSRPGPCRHRVVMETIAVGCTCIF is encoded by the exons CTGCTCCTTCTTGCCATCTCTATCTTCTTGGGGCCAAGCCAGCCCCGAAACACCAAAGGCAAAAGGAAGGGGCAAGGGCGGCCTGGCCCCTTGGCCCCTGGGCCTCACCAGGTGCCACTGGACCTGGTCTCTCGCGTGAAGCCCTACGCTCGAATGGAAGAGTATGAGAGGAACCTTGGAGAGATGGTGGCTCAGCtgaggaacagctctgagacagCCAAGAGGAAATGCGAGGTCAACCTGCAGCTGTGGCTGTCTAACAAGAGAAGCCTGTCTCCTTGGGGATACAG CATCAACCATGACCCCAGCCGCATTCCAGCGGACTTGCCCGAGGCACGTTGCCTATGTCTGGGCTGCGTGAACCCCTTTACCATGCAGGAGGACCGCAGCATGGTGAGTGTGCCAGTGTTCAGCCAGGTGCCAGTGCGCCGTCGCCTTTGTCCGCCACCTTCGCGCCCTGGGCCCTGCCGTCACCGCGTCGTCATGGAGACCATCGCGGTGGGTTGCACCTGCATCTTCTGA